In Phycodurus eques isolate BA_2022a chromosome 10, UOR_Pequ_1.1, whole genome shotgun sequence, a genomic segment contains:
- the LOC133409145 gene encoding activin receptor type-1B-like isoform X1, translated as MANLGIPLVLVNCLAVYRSCEALLCNCTTAQCERRGFWCETDGACMASMSLIDGQEQHVRTCITRDQLEPPGHPFYCLSAEGLVNIHCCYTDYCNSIDLKLPSVTTQSGPKEGLWPGGTWGLVEVVAVIAGPLLLLCLLLLVGVFVCQHQRRACSHRQRLEVEDPSCDHLYMPNDRSLQDFIYDLSTSGSGSGLPLFVQRTVARTIVLQEVIGKGRFGEVWRGRWRGGDVAVKIFSSREERSWFREAEIYQTIMIRHENILGFIAADNKDNGTWTQLWLVSDHHEYGSLFDYLNRFSVTAEGMIKLAVTAASGLAHLHMEILGTQGKPGIAHRDLKSKNILVKKNCTCAIADLGLAVRHDSVTDTIDIAPNQRVGTKRYMAPEVLDDTINMRHFDSFKCADIYALGLVYWEIARRCNSGGLTGCLFSQVIQPLYSQRCSYLNCCPVLTGILEEYQLPYYDLVPSDPSLEDMKKVVCDQKTRPNISNWWQSHEALRVMGKIMRECWYTNGAARLTALRVKKSLAHLSVKEDIKV; from the exons ATGGCGAATTTAGGAATTCCACTAGTGTTGGTCAATTGCCTGGCCGTGTACAGAAGCTGTGAAG CTCTTCTGTGTAACTGTACCACTGCGCAATGTGAGAGAAGGGGCTTTTGGTGTGAGACGGACGGAGCTTGCATGGCCTCCATGTCCCTCATCGATGGTCAAGAGCAGCACGTTCGTACTTGCATCACCAGAGACCAACTTGAACCTCCTGGACACCCCTTCTACTGTCTCAGTGCGGAGGGCCTTGTCAACATCCACTGCTGCTACACTGACTACTGCAACAGCATCGACCTCAAATTGCCATCTG TGACCACCCAGTCAGGCCCCAAAGAAGGTTTATGGCCAGGTGGGACGTGGGGATTGGTGGAAGTGGTCGCTGTGATAGCAGGGCCGCTGCTCCTGCTTtgtctgctgctgctggtgggtGTGTTCGTGTGTCAGCATCAGCGGAGGGCCTGCAGCCACAGACAGAGGCTAGAGGTGGAAGACCCCTCCTGCGACCACCTTTACATGCCGAACGACAGGAGCCTGCAGGACTTCATTTACGATCTGTCAACATCTGGTTCTGGCTCAG GCCTGCCTCTGTTTGTCCAAAGGACCGTAGCCAGAACAATTGTTCTCCAAGAAGTCATCGGAAAGGGGCGCTTTGGAGAGGTGTGGCGAGGACGTTGGCGGGGGGGTGACGTGGCGGTGAAAATCTTCTCCTCCAGAGAAGAGCGCTCCTGGTTCCGTGAGGCTGAAATCTATCAGACCATCATGATACGCCACGAGAATATCCTGGGCTTCATAGCAGCTGACAACAAAG ACAATGGAACATGGACGCAGCTGTGGTTGGTGTCAGACCACCATGAGTACGGCTCCCTGTTTGACTACCTGAACCGCTTCTCTGTCACAGCTGAAGGGATGATCAAACTGGCCGTGACCGCTGCCAGCGGCCTGGCACATCTGCATATGGAGATACTCGGAACGCAAG GAAAACCGGGCATCGCCCACCGAGACCTAAAGTCCAAGAACATCCTTGTGAAGAAGAACTGCACCTGTGCCATTGCTGATCTGGGTTTAGCTGTCCGTCACGACTCCGTCACAGACACCATCGACATCGCTCCGAACCAAAGAGTAGGAACCAAGAG ATACATGGCTCCAGAGGTCCTGGACGACACAATCAACATGAGGCACTTTGACTCATTCAAATGTGCTGATATCTACGCTTTGGGGCTGGTCTACTGGGAGATTGCGCGCCGCTGTAACAGTGGAGGTCTTACAGGATGTCTTTTCTCTCAGGTTATTCAACCTCTGTACTCACAGCGCTGTTCTTACCTCAACTGTTGTCCTGTGCTAACAGGTATCCTTGAAGAATATCAGCTGCCCTACTACGACCTGGTGCCCTCTGACCCTTCACTGGAAGACATGAAAAAGGTGGTGTGTGACCAAAAGACACGGCCCAACATATCAAACTGGTGGCAGAGCCATGAG
- the LOC133409145 gene encoding activin receptor type-1B-like isoform X2, producing the protein MANLGIPLVLVNCLAVYRSCEALLCNCTTAQCERRGFWCETDGACMASMSLIDGQEQHVRTCITRDQLEPPGHPFYCLSAEGLVNIHCCYTDYCNSIDLKLPSVTTQSGPKEGLWPGGTWGLVEVVAVIAGPLLLLCLLLLVGVFVCQHQRRACSHRQRLEVEDPSCDHLYMPNDRSLQDFIYDLSTSGSGSGLPLFVQRTVARTIVLQEVIGKGRFGEVWRGRWRGGDVAVKIFSSREERSWFREAEIYQTIMIRHENILGFIAADNKDNGTWTQLWLVSDHHEYGSLFDYLNRFSVTAEGMIKLAVTAASGLAHLHMEILGTQGKPGIAHRDLKSKNILVKKNCTCAIADLGLAVRHDSVTDTIDIAPNQRVGTKRYMAPEVLDDTINMRHFDSFKCADIYALGLVYWEIARRCNSGGILEEYQLPYYDLVPSDPSLEDMKKVVCDQKTRPNISNWWQSHEALRVMGKIMRECWYTNGAARLTALRVKKSLAHLSVKEDIKV; encoded by the exons ATGGCGAATTTAGGAATTCCACTAGTGTTGGTCAATTGCCTGGCCGTGTACAGAAGCTGTGAAG CTCTTCTGTGTAACTGTACCACTGCGCAATGTGAGAGAAGGGGCTTTTGGTGTGAGACGGACGGAGCTTGCATGGCCTCCATGTCCCTCATCGATGGTCAAGAGCAGCACGTTCGTACTTGCATCACCAGAGACCAACTTGAACCTCCTGGACACCCCTTCTACTGTCTCAGTGCGGAGGGCCTTGTCAACATCCACTGCTGCTACACTGACTACTGCAACAGCATCGACCTCAAATTGCCATCTG TGACCACCCAGTCAGGCCCCAAAGAAGGTTTATGGCCAGGTGGGACGTGGGGATTGGTGGAAGTGGTCGCTGTGATAGCAGGGCCGCTGCTCCTGCTTtgtctgctgctgctggtgggtGTGTTCGTGTGTCAGCATCAGCGGAGGGCCTGCAGCCACAGACAGAGGCTAGAGGTGGAAGACCCCTCCTGCGACCACCTTTACATGCCGAACGACAGGAGCCTGCAGGACTTCATTTACGATCTGTCAACATCTGGTTCTGGCTCAG GCCTGCCTCTGTTTGTCCAAAGGACCGTAGCCAGAACAATTGTTCTCCAAGAAGTCATCGGAAAGGGGCGCTTTGGAGAGGTGTGGCGAGGACGTTGGCGGGGGGGTGACGTGGCGGTGAAAATCTTCTCCTCCAGAGAAGAGCGCTCCTGGTTCCGTGAGGCTGAAATCTATCAGACCATCATGATACGCCACGAGAATATCCTGGGCTTCATAGCAGCTGACAACAAAG ACAATGGAACATGGACGCAGCTGTGGTTGGTGTCAGACCACCATGAGTACGGCTCCCTGTTTGACTACCTGAACCGCTTCTCTGTCACAGCTGAAGGGATGATCAAACTGGCCGTGACCGCTGCCAGCGGCCTGGCACATCTGCATATGGAGATACTCGGAACGCAAG GAAAACCGGGCATCGCCCACCGAGACCTAAAGTCCAAGAACATCCTTGTGAAGAAGAACTGCACCTGTGCCATTGCTGATCTGGGTTTAGCTGTCCGTCACGACTCCGTCACAGACACCATCGACATCGCTCCGAACCAAAGAGTAGGAACCAAGAG ATACATGGCTCCAGAGGTCCTGGACGACACAATCAACATGAGGCACTTTGACTCATTCAAATGTGCTGATATCTACGCTTTGGGGCTGGTCTACTGGGAGATTGCGCGCCGCTGTAACAGTGGAG GTATCCTTGAAGAATATCAGCTGCCCTACTACGACCTGGTGCCCTCTGACCCTTCACTGGAAGACATGAAAAAGGTGGTGTGTGACCAAAAGACACGGCCCAACATATCAAACTGGTGGCAGAGCCATGAG
- the ankrd33ab gene encoding LOW QUALITY PROTEIN: ankyrin repeat domain-containing protein 33B (The sequence of the model RefSeq protein was modified relative to this genomic sequence to represent the inferred CDS: deleted 1 base in 1 codon), giving the protein MATAAEDPHLGAGPDEEDGSPSGWDSESILSDDSVLPDYTPETSDGRTASTLYQACARNDLASLRRILERGVTREEVMDLDINNWNGLMVACCKGFIDIVYWLNTCPYININHQDNEGNTALMIASQAGHVNTVMYLLNYYPGIDTEIKDCRGFTALIKAAMTGRDDVVAALVMAGADIHATDTTRGKCAQDWALKTGRYETLHRLCRLKIRPKAEQFCESYIPEWPELKERVAKAIAEKSTREKITHHIKNTFGFRLPHDPEDNGVLDHMVRITTSIHSPLISTGCRPLCPTSPPELGKRRLAVPELMKKHSERELEESSVCHSNGSVSHIIPSIDSAESIATTCCADTERRGSILSLASTKVASKFIPRSMARRNSVFPSGCIPQININRSTEATPKKEKKKKAEKGYLEPPKWRYKEIKEEKKEKKERERTKAKK; this is encoded by the exons ATGGCCACTGCAGCAGAGGACCCTCACTTGGGTGCAGGCCCTGACGAGGAGGACGGGTCTCCATCGGGGTGggactcggaaagcatcctgtcAGACGACTCTGTGCTGCCAGACTACACCCCAGAGACATCTGATGGGCGAACGGCATCCACACTGTACCAAGCATGCGCCCGCAATGACCTGGCCTCACTGCGGAGGATTCTGGAAAGAGGAGTGACAAGAGAGGAGGTCATGGACTTGGACATCAATAACTGG AATGGCTTGATGGTGGCTTGCTGCAAAGGATTCATTGACATTGTATATTGGCTTAACACCTGCCCCTATATAAACATCAATCATCAGGACAATGAAGGCAACACAGCACTGATGATTGCGTCCCAAGCAG GTCATGTCAACACGGTCATGTACCTCCTAAATTATTATCCTGGAATAGACACAGAAATAAAGGACTGCCGAGGCTTCACAGCCCTCATCAAAGCTGCCATGACGGGCCGTGATGACGTGGTTGCTGCGCTTGTTATGGCCG GGGCTGACATCCATGCGACAGACACCACAAGAGGAAAGTGCGCTCAGGACTGGGCGCTAAAAACAGGTCGCTATGAGACGCTGCATCGTCTGTGCCGCCTCAAAATAAGGCCAAAAGCTGAGCAATTTTGTGAAAGTTACATCCCAGAGTGGCCAGAACTCAAGGAGAGA GTCGCAAAGGCCATAGCGGAAAAAAGCACCCGGGAAAAAATCACCCATCACATTAAGAACACGTTTGGATTCCGGCTTCCTCATGACCCAGAGGACAATGGGGTTTTAGACCATATGGTGCGTATCACCACCAGTATCCACAGCCCCCTCATTTCAACCGGGTGTCGTCCACTGTGCCCCACCAGTCCCCCTGAGCTGGGCAAGAGACGCCTCGCTGTACCAGAGCTGATGAAGAAACACTCTGAGAGGGAACTGGAGGAAAGTTCCGTGTGCCATAGTAACGGCTCCGTGTCACACATCATTCCCTCCATCGACTCGGCAGAGTCCATCGCTACAACCTGCTGCGCTGACACCGAGAGGAGGGGCAGCATCCTCTCACTGGCCTCCACCAAGGTCGCCTCCAAGTTCATCCCCCGAAGTATGGCCAGGAGGAACAGCGTGTTCCCCTCGGGATGTATCCCCCAGATCAATATCAACAGATCCACAGAGGCCACgccaaagaaagaaaagaagaagaaggcagaGAAAGGCTACCTGGAACCACCAAAGTGGAGATATAAAGAGATtaaggaagagaagaaagagaaaaaagagcGGGAGCGCACAAAGgccaaaaaataa